The Eriocheir sinensis breed Jianghai 21 chromosome 49, ASM2467909v1, whole genome shotgun sequence genome has a segment encoding these proteins:
- the LOC126981727 gene encoding Bardet-Biedl syndrome 10 protein homolog isoform X2 produces MECWRKDIDLTGLVVQCSSLVSVLEGSLGPNGKAVLMENAGCVVITKDGPQLLSRLELCDPLLSVVVRGVLDHTQVLGDGCKVTLFLLHRLLSSLDTHVPHSASRTQGIRRQRLIQIVQQIRNQVLGVVQRDVIKYGAQVYPLNSFEVFSHVLHTAAEDFFITKFSKLIAKNLAKLFSTYVSCVCSSSRELVKLMKGLAIKTHTAVVEVYHMPLMMSYVLNGFVVSRDFRHLHRGMKLDNVTFAWWSMSMEEEHEEGAPRPILQTCLQEVLVGGILMKRNAVEQTLASLSSLGTKLIFSSLYFPDWAVSLCTKYGLSLVDSVDGEERDFILGSLGVCPIMEESDVCPNSLSTLERIEPLQQGTCRFIQLSGLGVHQILLCGPTPGQCRQFSASFLQLFKYLSSWVADCMDFSQSTDIEECDAAAGFRDCFSPPYSPEELPHCELSPVLSEAYSSGPSSPTSPAVFFTVPHGGYEELLAKYLILENISVEIKNSVTKSVVLDVFNEVPFLLYRKFRFSRKSYVEFQTKLFTCFTETRKSNQKIVLPHTIKNDMFKGYQNPFLVFKHLHCALYFAEYLLRIECIVPAKQRISQLTSNNNCDSDSD; encoded by the coding sequence ATGGAATGTTGGAGAAAGGACATTGACCTGACAGGCCTGGTGGTGCAGTGTAGCAGTCTGGTGTCAGTGCTGGAGGGCTCCCTGGGCCCCAATGGCAAGGCAGTGCTCATGGAGAATGCTGGCTGTGTGGTCATAACCAAGGATGGCCCACAGCTGCTGTCCCGCCTGGAGCTGTGTGACCCCCTGTTGAGTGTTGTTGTGCGTGGTGTGCTGGACCACACACAAGTGCTTGGGGATGGCTGCAAGgtcactctctttctccttcatcgcCTCCTCAGCTCCCTGGACACCCATGTCCCACACAGTGCCTCCAGGACACAAGGAATCAGAAGGCAGAGACTCATACAGATTGTCCAGCAGATAAGAAACCAGGTGCTGGGTGTGGTGCAGAGAGATGTGATCAAGTATGGTGCTCAAGTGTATCCTCTTAACAGCTTTGAAGTGTTTTCCCATGTGCTGCACACAGCTGCTGAGGACTTTTTCATAACCAAGTTTTCTAAGCTCATAGCAAAAAATCTAGCCAAGTTGTTTTCTACCTATGTGTCTTGTGTATGTAGCAGTAGCAGAGAACTTGTGAAACTGATGAAGGGTTTAGCAATAAAAACTCACACTGCAGTTGTTGAGGTCTATCACATGCCACTGATGATGTCCTATGTACTTAATGGTTTTGTAGTCTCAAGAGACTTCAGGCACCTACACAGGGGCATGAAGCTTGACAATGTTACCTTTGCCTGGTGGTCCATGAGCatggaggaggagcatgaggagggAGCCCCAAGACCTATCCTTCAGACCTGCCTTCAGGAGGTGTTGGTTGGGGGCATCCTGATGAAGAGAAATGCAGTTGAGCAGACCTTGGCATCTCTTTCATCACTTGGGACAAAGctaattttctcctccctctacttccctgACTGGGCAGTGTCCCTGTGTACCAAATATGGTCTCTCCTTAGTGGACTCAGTCGATGGAGAGGAACGTGATTTTATATTAGGAAGCCTGGGTGTGTGCCCCATCATGGAGGAGAGTGATGTTTGTCCAAACTCCCTCAGCACCTTGGAAAGAATAGAGCCACTGCAGCAGGGTACATGCAGGTTTATCCAGCTGAGTGGCCTGGGTGTGCATCAAATATTACTATGTGGCCCAACCCCTGGCCAGTGTAGACAGTTTTCTGCATCTTTCCTCCAGCTATTTAAGTACCTCAGTTCATGGGTGGCTGACTGTATGGACTTCTCCCAGAGCACTGACATAGAGGAGTGTGATGCTGCTGCTGGGTTCAGAGATTGCTTCTCTCCACCATACAGCCCTGAGGAGCTGCCACACTGTGAGCTGTCACCAGTGCTGAGTGAGGCCTATTCCTCAGGCCCCTCCAGTCCCACCTCACCAGCTGTGTTTTTCACTGTGCCTCATGGAGGCTATGAAGAGCTGTTGGCCAAGTACCTCATTTTAGAGAACATTTCGGTGGAAATAAAGAATAGTGTTACTAAGTCTGTTGTATTGGATGTGTTCAATGAAGTGCCATTTTTGTTGTACAGAAAATTCAGGTTTTCTCGAAAGAGTTATGTTGAATTCCAGACCAAACTGTTTACCTGCTTTACAGAGACTAGAAAGAGCAACCAAAAAATTGTTTTGCCACACACCATAAAGAATGATATGTTCAAGGGGTATCAAAATCCATTTCTGGTATTCAAGCACCTCCATTGTGCCCTGTATTTTGCAGAATATCTCTTAAGGATTGAGTGTATTGTTCCAGCTAAACAAAGAATTTCACAACTGACCAGTAATAACAACTGTGACAGTGATAGTGACTAA
- the LOC126981728 gene encoding uncharacterized protein LOC126981728 isoform X2: protein MNTLALKQEASERLYACELSLISKVKEHPHLYDFNHRDYKDTQKCIQTWFNIAQELGIRPEKWSVCKERWRTLRDVYVRNRKCYLMGGERARKRNKWKYFDEMNFLHPYINHRAFEAEKDAHDNRILWQNIKQSDTESDSDSNEAAPFGQQRSTISPNIEAQVLNSSLKRELSEEDEEGQKVLLWRSWRLCYCKMLIHWLLL from the exons ATGAACACCCTAGCACTTAAACAAGAAGCCAGCGAACGCCTGTACGCCTGCGAGTTATCCCTCATAAGTAAAGTCAAGGAGCACCCACACCTCTACGACTTCAACCACAGGGACTACAAGGACACACAGAAATGCATACAGACGTGGTTTAACATTGCTCAAGAACTCGGAATAAGACCAGAGAAATGGAGTGTGTGCAAGGAAAGGTGGCGCACGCTAAGAGATGTGTATGTGAGGAATAGAAAATGTTACTTGATGGGAGGGGAGCGAGCCAGAAAGAGGAACAAGTGGAAATACTTCGACGAGATGAATTTTCTGCATCCCTACATCAACCACAGAGCTTTTGAAGCCGAGAAGGACGCTCACGATAATAG GATACTGTGGCAGAACATTAAACAATCAGACACAGAAAGTGATAGTGACAGCAATGAAGCAGCACCATTTGGACAACAGAGATCAACCATATCCCCTAATATAGAGGCACAAGTACTCAACAGCAGTTTGAAGAGGGAACTCtctgaagaagatgaggagg GCCAAAAAGTGCTGCTGTGGAGGAGTTGGAGGCTCTGTTACTGCAAGATGCTGATCCATTGGCTGTTACTATGA
- the LOC126981727 gene encoding Bardet-Biedl syndrome 10 protein homolog isoform X1: protein MLLFSCHLPSVAMECWRKDIDLTGLVVQCSSLVSVLEGSLGPNGKAVLMENAGCVVITKDGPQLLSRLELCDPLLSVVVRGVLDHTQVLGDGCKVTLFLLHRLLSSLDTHVPHSASRTQGIRRQRLIQIVQQIRNQVLGVVQRDVIKYGAQVYPLNSFEVFSHVLHTAAEDFFITKFSKLIAKNLAKLFSTYVSCVCSSSRELVKLMKGLAIKTHTAVVEVYHMPLMMSYVLNGFVVSRDFRHLHRGMKLDNVTFAWWSMSMEEEHEEGAPRPILQTCLQEVLVGGILMKRNAVEQTLASLSSLGTKLIFSSLYFPDWAVSLCTKYGLSLVDSVDGEERDFILGSLGVCPIMEESDVCPNSLSTLERIEPLQQGTCRFIQLSGLGVHQILLCGPTPGQCRQFSASFLQLFKYLSSWVADCMDFSQSTDIEECDAAAGFRDCFSPPYSPEELPHCELSPVLSEAYSSGPSSPTSPAVFFTVPHGGYEELLAKYLILENISVEIKNSVTKSVVLDVFNEVPFLLYRKFRFSRKSYVEFQTKLFTCFTETRKSNQKIVLPHTIKNDMFKGYQNPFLVFKHLHCALYFAEYLLRIECIVPAKQRISQLTSNNNCDSDSD from the coding sequence AGCCATGGAATGTTGGAGAAAGGACATTGACCTGACAGGCCTGGTGGTGCAGTGTAGCAGTCTGGTGTCAGTGCTGGAGGGCTCCCTGGGCCCCAATGGCAAGGCAGTGCTCATGGAGAATGCTGGCTGTGTGGTCATAACCAAGGATGGCCCACAGCTGCTGTCCCGCCTGGAGCTGTGTGACCCCCTGTTGAGTGTTGTTGTGCGTGGTGTGCTGGACCACACACAAGTGCTTGGGGATGGCTGCAAGgtcactctctttctccttcatcgcCTCCTCAGCTCCCTGGACACCCATGTCCCACACAGTGCCTCCAGGACACAAGGAATCAGAAGGCAGAGACTCATACAGATTGTCCAGCAGATAAGAAACCAGGTGCTGGGTGTGGTGCAGAGAGATGTGATCAAGTATGGTGCTCAAGTGTATCCTCTTAACAGCTTTGAAGTGTTTTCCCATGTGCTGCACACAGCTGCTGAGGACTTTTTCATAACCAAGTTTTCTAAGCTCATAGCAAAAAATCTAGCCAAGTTGTTTTCTACCTATGTGTCTTGTGTATGTAGCAGTAGCAGAGAACTTGTGAAACTGATGAAGGGTTTAGCAATAAAAACTCACACTGCAGTTGTTGAGGTCTATCACATGCCACTGATGATGTCCTATGTACTTAATGGTTTTGTAGTCTCAAGAGACTTCAGGCACCTACACAGGGGCATGAAGCTTGACAATGTTACCTTTGCCTGGTGGTCCATGAGCatggaggaggagcatgaggagggAGCCCCAAGACCTATCCTTCAGACCTGCCTTCAGGAGGTGTTGGTTGGGGGCATCCTGATGAAGAGAAATGCAGTTGAGCAGACCTTGGCATCTCTTTCATCACTTGGGACAAAGctaattttctcctccctctacttccctgACTGGGCAGTGTCCCTGTGTACCAAATATGGTCTCTCCTTAGTGGACTCAGTCGATGGAGAGGAACGTGATTTTATATTAGGAAGCCTGGGTGTGTGCCCCATCATGGAGGAGAGTGATGTTTGTCCAAACTCCCTCAGCACCTTGGAAAGAATAGAGCCACTGCAGCAGGGTACATGCAGGTTTATCCAGCTGAGTGGCCTGGGTGTGCATCAAATATTACTATGTGGCCCAACCCCTGGCCAGTGTAGACAGTTTTCTGCATCTTTCCTCCAGCTATTTAAGTACCTCAGTTCATGGGTGGCTGACTGTATGGACTTCTCCCAGAGCACTGACATAGAGGAGTGTGATGCTGCTGCTGGGTTCAGAGATTGCTTCTCTCCACCATACAGCCCTGAGGAGCTGCCACACTGTGAGCTGTCACCAGTGCTGAGTGAGGCCTATTCCTCAGGCCCCTCCAGTCCCACCTCACCAGCTGTGTTTTTCACTGTGCCTCATGGAGGCTATGAAGAGCTGTTGGCCAAGTACCTCATTTTAGAGAACATTTCGGTGGAAATAAAGAATAGTGTTACTAAGTCTGTTGTATTGGATGTGTTCAATGAAGTGCCATTTTTGTTGTACAGAAAATTCAGGTTTTCTCGAAAGAGTTATGTTGAATTCCAGACCAAACTGTTTACCTGCTTTACAGAGACTAGAAAGAGCAACCAAAAAATTGTTTTGCCACACACCATAAAGAATGATATGTTCAAGGGGTATCAAAATCCATTTCTGGTATTCAAGCACCTCCATTGTGCCCTGTATTTTGCAGAATATCTCTTAAGGATTGAGTGTATTGTTCCAGCTAAACAAAGAATTTCACAACTGACCAGTAATAACAACTGTGACAGTGATAGTGACTAA
- the LOC126981728 gene encoding uncharacterized protein LOC126981728 isoform X1, giving the protein MNTLALKQEASERLYACELSLISKVKEHPHLYDFNHRDYKDTQKCIQTWFNIAQELGIRPEKWSVCKERWRTLRDVYVRNRKCYLMGGERARKRNKWKYFDEMNFLHPYINHRAFEAEKDAHDNRILWQNIKQSDTESDSDSNEAAPFGQQRSTISPNIEAQVLNSSLKRELSEEDEEGEKNTKGPLLDEEISDNLRRYLKPKSAAVEELEALLLQDADPLAVTMNGQHIKQEVEWSDDETDMQEKVLKPLSPSASPPIPPLPSPVTPPPGKDKKTVMFNLKLPSGKSIPATFVTDPKAAFTKTIRMTKPTPLNSVPIKIKTVTGDQVRASVSQSSLMLSSLLPKQPPPLLQEDTPTLKKENRDSTPRTSRSPTPCTEQVYKTVRQNVLRNPVIEDEEELYGKYVAAAMRKLTSRSRSLAKMRIQQVLFHLEESDRACD; this is encoded by the exons ATGAACACCCTAGCACTTAAACAAGAAGCCAGCGAACGCCTGTACGCCTGCGAGTTATCCCTCATAAGTAAAGTCAAGGAGCACCCACACCTCTACGACTTCAACCACAGGGACTACAAGGACACACAGAAATGCATACAGACGTGGTTTAACATTGCTCAAGAACTCGGAATAAGACCAGAGAAATGGAGTGTGTGCAAGGAAAGGTGGCGCACGCTAAGAGATGTGTATGTGAGGAATAGAAAATGTTACTTGATGGGAGGGGAGCGAGCCAGAAAGAGGAACAAGTGGAAATACTTCGACGAGATGAATTTTCTGCATCCCTACATCAACCACAGAGCTTTTGAAGCCGAGAAGGACGCTCACGATAATAG GATACTGTGGCAGAACATTAAACAATCAGACACAGAAAGTGATAGTGACAGCAATGAAGCAGCACCATTTGGACAACAGAGATCAACCATATCCCCTAATATAGAGGCACAAGTACTCAACAGCAGTTTGAAGAGGGAACTCtctgaagaagatgaggagggtgAGAAAAACACTAAAGGACCTCTTTTGGACGAGGAAATTTCTGACAACCTGAGAAGATATCTGAA GCCAAAAAGTGCTGCTGTGGAGGAGTTGGAGGCTCTGTTACTGCAAGATGCTGATCCATTGGCTGTTACTATGAATGGGCAACACATTAAGCAAGAAGTAGAATGGTCAGATGATGAAACAGATATGCAAGAGAAAGTATTAAAGCCATTATCACCATCTGCATCACCACCCataccaccactgccatcaccagtAACACCTCCAccaggaaaggataaaaagacaGTAATGTTTAATTTAAAGCTTCCTAGTGGCAAGTCCATTCCAGCAACCTTCGTTACAGACCCAAAAGCAGCCTTCACAA AGACGATTAGAATGACCAAACCAACCCCCTTGAATAGTGTTCCCATAAAGATCAAGACTGTAACTGGTGACCAGGTCAGGGCCTCTGTCTCCCAGTCATCTCTAATGCTATCATCACTACTACCAaagcaaccaccaccactcctgcaGGAGGACACCCCCAccttgaagaaggaaaatagagacagCACTCCAAGAACTTCCAGGAGCCCTACACCTTGCACTGAGCAGGTCTATAAGACAGTCAGACAAAATGTACTTCGAAACCCTGTtatagaggatgaagaggagctCTATGGTAAATATGTAGCCGCTGCCATGAGGAAGCTAACCAGCAGATCCAGGTCTCTGGCAAAGATGCGTATTCAGCAAGTTCTTTTCCATCTTGAGGAGTCAGACAGGGCATGTGACTAG